One genomic segment of Drosophila willistoni isolate 14030-0811.24 chromosome 2R unlocalized genomic scaffold, UCI_dwil_1.1 Seg200, whole genome shotgun sequence includes these proteins:
- the LOC6641631 gene encoding 26S proteasome non-ATPase regulatory subunit 14 has product MDRLLRLGGALPQAAPPTDAPVVDTAEQVYISSLALLKMLKHGRAGVPMEVMGLMLGEFVDDYTVQVIDVFAMPQTGTGVSVEAVDPVFQAKMLDMLKQTGRPEMVVGWYHSHPGFGCWLSGVDINTQQSFEALSERAVAVVVDPIQSVKGKVVIDAFRLINPNMLVLGQEPRQTTSNLGHLQKPSVQALIHGLNRHYYSISINYRKNELEQKMLLNLHKKSWKDGLTLSDYNEHCAINENTVAEMLDLAKNYNKSLEDEEKMTPEQLAIKNVGKQDPKRHLEEKVDKVMQNNIVQCLGAMLDTIVFK; this is encoded by the coding sequence ATGGACCGATTGCTACGTCTAGGCGGCGCCTTGCCTCAAGCCGCTCCCCCCACAGATGCCCCCGTTGTGGATACCGCCGAACAGGTTTACATTTCCTCATTGGCCCTGCTGAAAATGCTGAAGCACGGTCGAGCCGGTGTACCCATGGAGGTGATGGGTCTGATGTTGGGTGAATTCGTGGACGATTACACTGTCCAGGTCATCGATGTCTTTGCCATGCCACAGACAGGAACAGGCGTCAGTGTAGAGGCTGTGGATCCAGTATTTCAGGCCAAGATGTTGGACATGCTAAAGCAGACAGGTCGACCCGAAATGGTTGTCGGCTGGTATCACTCTCATCCTGGTTTCGGATGCTGGTTATCCGGAGTGGATATCAATACTCAGCAATCATTCGAAGCGCTCTCCGAACGGGCAGTGGCCGTTGTCGTTGATCCCATACAGTCAGTCAAGGGTAAGGTGGTGATTGATGCCTTCCGGTTAATCAATCCCAATATGCTGGTCCTGGGACAGGAGCCTCGTCAGACCACCTCGAATTTAGGCCATTTGCAAAAGCCTTCAGTGCAGGCTTTAATCCACGGTCTTAACCGCCACTATTACTCGATCAGCATCAACTATCGCAAAAATGAATTGGAGCAAAAGATGCTTCTGAATTTGCACAAAAAGTCCTGGAAGGATGGCCTCACACTCTCCGACTACAATGAGCATTGTGCGATCAATGAGAACACAGTGGCCGAGATGCTCGATTTGGCCAAAAACTATAACAAATCGCTCGAGGATGAGGAGAAAATGACACCAGAGCAATTGGCCATCAAGAATGTGGGCAAGCAGGATCCCAAGCGACATCTCGAGGAGAAGGTGGACAAAGTTATGCAGAATAATATTGTTCAATGCTTAGGCGCCATGTTGGATACCATAGTCTTTAAATGA